The Lewinellaceae bacterium genome includes a region encoding these proteins:
- a CDS encoding Glu/Leu/Phe/Val dehydrogenase, protein MSDKTMSFYESVQHYFDKAAAHTGLQAGLLEQINVCNAVYKMYFPVKFGKEVKVIEAYRVQHSHHRAPTKGGIRFSNHVNQEEVMALATLMTYKCAIVNVPFGGAKGGVKITPWEYTPSQLEKITRRYTTELIRRKFIGPAIDVPAPDYGTGPREMAWIYDTYRTFHPDDIDAAGVVTGKPVTQGGIQGRTEATGRGVYYGIREACSHESDMKKLGLEKGVAGKTMVIQGLGNVGSYSGIISQEEGDLKIVGVTEFEGAIYKKDGIDIKQLLKVRKETGSILNYPGAKTFAQKDRNLGLEFECDILVPAALENQITLENAHRIKAKIIAEAANGPITAAAEEVLLKAGKLIIPDVYLNAGGVTVSYFEWLKNLSHMRFGRMEKRFQQNQFDGILAKVEEMTGKTVSHRDRDILARGADEIDLVRSGLEETMITAYNEVRDTQKRKKKIEDLRTAAFVTALLKIADDYNAMGIFP, encoded by the coding sequence ATGAGTGACAAAACAATGAGCTTTTATGAAAGTGTTCAGCACTACTTTGATAAGGCTGCTGCACACACAGGATTACAGGCAGGTTTGTTAGAACAAATTAACGTGTGTAATGCCGTTTATAAGATGTACTTTCCTGTAAAATTCGGGAAAGAAGTTAAAGTAATTGAAGCCTATCGGGTGCAGCACAGTCACCACCGGGCTCCCACAAAAGGTGGAATTCGTTTCAGTAATCATGTTAATCAGGAAGAGGTAATGGCCCTGGCTACTTTGATGACCTATAAATGTGCAATCGTAAATGTTCCTTTTGGCGGCGCTAAAGGAGGGGTTAAAATCACTCCATGGGAATATACCCCCAGCCAACTGGAAAAAATCACCAGGCGTTACACTACGGAGTTGATTCGCAGAAAATTTATCGGGCCTGCTATTGATGTACCGGCACCTGATTATGGAACAGGACCGAGAGAAATGGCCTGGATTTATGATACTTACAGAACCTTCCATCCGGATGATATTGACGCGGCAGGAGTGGTCACCGGCAAACCGGTTACTCAAGGAGGAATTCAGGGAAGAACGGAAGCTACAGGCAGAGGCGTTTATTATGGTATTCGCGAAGCTTGCAGCCATGAAAGTGATATGAAAAAACTCGGACTGGAAAAAGGAGTGGCCGGGAAAACAATGGTGATCCAGGGATTGGGTAACGTGGGTTCTTATTCAGGCATTATTTCCCAGGAAGAAGGAGATTTGAAAATAGTAGGGGTAACAGAGTTTGAAGGGGCCATTTATAAAAAAGATGGGATCGATATCAAGCAGCTCTTAAAAGTCAGAAAAGAAACAGGCTCCATTCTCAATTACCCAGGGGCGAAGACTTTTGCTCAAAAAGACAGAAACCTGGGGCTTGAGTTTGAATGTGATATCCTGGTTCCTGCTGCTCTTGAAAACCAAATCACTTTAGAAAATGCCCATCGTATAAAAGCTAAAATCATAGCTGAAGCGGCAAACGGGCCTATCACGGCAGCGGCTGAAGAAGTTTTGCTCAAAGCAGGAAAACTCATTATCCCTGACGTTTATCTCAATGCCGGAGGGGTGACGGTTTCTTATTTCGAGTGGTTGAAAAACCTTTCTCATATGCGTTTTGGCCGAATGGAAAAACGTTTTCAGCAGAACCAGTTTGATGGCATTCTCGCGAAAGTGGAAGAAATGACCGGCAAAACGGTAAGCCATCGTGATCGCGATATTCTGGCGAGAGGGGCCGATGAGATAGATCTGGTTCGTTCAGGGTTGGAAGAAACCATGATCACTGCCTATAATGAGGTACGCGATACGCAAAAGCGTAAAAAGAAAATCGAAGACCTCAGAACGGCAGCCTTCGTTACTGCCTTACTGAAAATTGCAGACGATTACA
- a CDS encoding 30S ribosomal protein S20 has translation MAQHKSSKKRIRQDAIKRLRNRYYKKSTRTAIQKLRGMTDKTEADSYLPKVLSMVDKLAKRNIWHDNKASNLKSKLMKHTNSL, from the coding sequence ATGGCACAACATAAGTCTTCTAAGAAAAGAATTCGCCAGGACGCTATAAAACGTCTGCGTAACCGCTACTATAAAAAATCAACTCGTACCGCGATCCAAAAATTGCGTGGCATGACTGATAAAACAGAAGCTGATTCGTATCTGCCAAAAGTTTTGAGCATGGTCGATAAGTTAGCCAAGCGTAACATTTGGCATGACAACAAAGCTTCTAACCTCAAAAGTAAGTTGATGAAACATACAAATAGCCTGTAG
- a CDS encoding 2-oxoglutarate dehydrogenase E1 component, with amino-acid sequence MSDYSFISNAHPSFIEAMYQQYKNAPESVEESWRTFFSGFDYAERGNGMEKGVYEGEIDPKELRVFNLIIGYRNRGHLLSDTNPIRERRDRRPKLRKRDFGLSDDDLDIVFQSGAEIGMPNATLRQIIDKLQEIYCGHIGFEYNHVQDSETRNWIRNYVETHQPKKDYNVPLEKKKRILQKLNEAVVFEEFLGTKYIGQKRFSLEGGETTIVGLDGIINEAAGFGVEEIVIGMAHRGRLNVLANIMGKTYQQIFNEFEGMAVPEQIYGDGDVKYHLGYSSQVETLSGKTVHLKLVPNPSHLESVNPVVEGFARAKGDLLYNGEHNKVLPILIHGDAAAAGLGITYETVQMSKLAGYRTGGTIHFVINNQIGFTTDFDDARSSTYSTAAANAIQAPVFHVNGDDPEAVLFAVEFAVKFRQKFNEDVFIDMVCYRKHGHNEGDDPQFTQPEMYNFIKTHPNPRQMYSETLISRGDVEMEMANKMEEEFKGLLQNRLEEVREKPLPYTYQEPELAWKGLRFATHYDEFELSPPTGISSDRMQKILDWLMTPPAGFNLVPKMNRLLKANQKLLDENKLDWGLAELMTYGSILLDGKDVRLSGEDVKRGTFSHRHAVLSDAKTFRQVNRLDGMSPDQGRFHIYNSLLSEFAVMGFEYGYAMASPDPLVIWEGQFGDFFNGAQTIVDQYIVAGESKWRRMNGLVLYLPHGYEGQGPEHSSARLERFLQSCAEFNMTVANLTTPANLFHILRRQLERPFRKPLVLMTPKSLLRHPEVVSDLSDFETDTCFKEIIDDPEVNTAKEVKKIKRVLQCSGKVYFDLLQRKREEKRDDIAIVRFEQLYPFPSKQVDLLKEKYKGKETFWVQEEPSNMGAWQYVNAFFLDHDFKLVARKSSASPATGYKKLHDRQQQDIVDRAFDV; translated from the coding sequence ATGAGTGATTATTCATTTATATCAAATGCTCATCCATCCTTCATCGAAGCGATGTACCAACAGTACAAAAATGCCCCGGAAAGCGTGGAGGAAAGCTGGCGCACTTTTTTTTCAGGGTTTGACTATGCCGAGCGTGGAAATGGCATGGAAAAAGGCGTTTATGAAGGAGAAATAGACCCCAAAGAACTCAGAGTTTTTAACCTCATCATCGGTTATCGCAATCGCGGACATCTTTTATCAGATACTAATCCTATCCGTGAAAGAAGGGATCGCCGTCCTAAATTGAGAAAAAGAGATTTCGGCCTTTCAGATGATGATCTGGATATTGTATTTCAGTCCGGGGCGGAGATTGGCATGCCCAACGCCACCCTCAGGCAGATTATCGATAAATTGCAGGAAATCTACTGCGGCCATATCGGTTTTGAATACAATCATGTTCAGGATAGTGAGACCAGGAACTGGATCCGCAATTACGTAGAAACCCATCAGCCTAAAAAAGATTACAATGTTCCCCTTGAAAAGAAAAAGAGGATATTACAAAAACTGAACGAAGCGGTCGTTTTTGAAGAATTTTTAGGCACCAAATACATTGGCCAAAAGCGATTTTCTCTTGAAGGGGGAGAAACGACAATTGTCGGGCTCGACGGGATCATCAATGAGGCTGCCGGATTCGGTGTGGAAGAGATCGTGATCGGCATGGCTCACCGTGGGCGATTGAATGTACTGGCCAATATAATGGGAAAAACCTATCAACAGATTTTTAACGAATTTGAAGGGATGGCTGTACCCGAGCAGATATACGGGGATGGCGATGTGAAATACCATTTGGGATATTCATCACAGGTGGAAACCCTGTCTGGCAAAACTGTGCACCTAAAGCTTGTGCCAAACCCCTCCCACCTGGAATCCGTGAATCCTGTGGTGGAAGGTTTCGCCCGTGCGAAAGGCGATTTGCTTTACAATGGAGAACACAATAAGGTGTTGCCGATCCTTATTCATGGAGACGCTGCCGCAGCGGGCCTGGGAATCACTTACGAAACGGTGCAGATGAGCAAGCTGGCCGGCTACCGCACAGGAGGCACCATTCACTTTGTCATCAATAACCAAATCGGCTTTACCACTGATTTCGACGATGCGCGTTCCTCTACTTATTCGACGGCTGCGGCCAATGCCATCCAGGCACCGGTTTTTCACGTCAATGGGGACGACCCTGAAGCCGTGCTGTTCGCCGTGGAATTTGCCGTAAAGTTCAGACAAAAGTTTAATGAGGATGTGTTTATAGATATGGTTTGTTACCGCAAACACGGGCATAATGAAGGCGATGACCCACAGTTCACACAGCCTGAAATGTATAACTTTATAAAAACCCATCCCAATCCACGCCAGATGTATTCGGAGACATTGATCTCCCGAGGGGACGTAGAGATGGAAATGGCCAATAAAATGGAGGAGGAGTTCAAAGGACTTCTGCAAAACAGGTTGGAGGAAGTTCGTGAAAAACCCCTGCCTTATACCTACCAGGAACCTGAACTTGCCTGGAAGGGGCTTCGTTTCGCCACTCATTATGATGAATTCGAGTTGTCTCCCCCCACGGGAATTTCCAGTGATCGCATGCAAAAAATTCTCGATTGGCTGATGACACCCCCGGCAGGGTTTAACCTGGTGCCCAAAATGAATCGTTTGCTAAAAGCCAATCAAAAATTACTGGACGAAAATAAGCTCGATTGGGGATTAGCCGAATTGATGACCTATGGGAGCATACTCCTCGATGGTAAGGATGTAAGGCTGAGCGGTGAGGATGTTAAAAGAGGGACTTTTTCCCATAGACATGCAGTGCTGTCAGATGCAAAAACCTTCCGGCAAGTCAACCGGCTGGATGGAATGTCTCCTGACCAGGGAAGGTTTCATATTTACAATTCCCTGCTTTCTGAATTTGCTGTAATGGGATTTGAATATGGTTATGCCATGGCTTCCCCTGACCCGCTGGTCATTTGGGAAGGACAGTTTGGAGACTTTTTCAATGGTGCTCAAACCATTGTAGATCAATATATTGTAGCCGGAGAAAGCAAGTGGAGAAGAATGAATGGATTGGTACTTTACCTGCCTCATGGATATGAAGGCCAGGGACCGGAACACTCAAGTGCCCGCCTGGAAAGATTCCTGCAAAGTTGTGCTGAATTCAACATGACAGTGGCCAACCTAACCACTCCGGCGAATTTGTTCCACATCCTGAGAAGGCAGCTCGAGAGACCGTTCCGAAAGCCTTTGGTGCTCATGACCCCTAAATCATTGCTTCGTCATCCTGAAGTGGTTTCTGATCTTTCCGATTTCGAAACAGATACCTGTTTCAAAGAGATCATCGATGATCCGGAAGTCAACACCGCTAAGGAAGTAAAAAAAATCAAAAGGGTTTTACAGTGTTCAGGGAAGGTCTATTTTGACCTCCTGCAGCGCAAACGGGAAGAAAAACGCGACGATATCGCCATTGTGCGTTTTGAGCAATTGTACCCGTTCCCGAGCAAGCAGGTAGATTTGCTTAAAGAAAAATACAAAGGAAAAGAAACCTTCTGGGTACAGGAAGAACCTTCCAATATGGGAGCCTGGCAGTATGTCAATGCTTTTTTCCTCGACCACGATTTTAAACTGGTGGCCAGAAAGTCCAGTGCTTCGCCCGCAACGGGATATAAAAAGTTGCACGACAGACAACAACAGGATATTGTGGATCGTGCCTTTGATGTATAG
- a CDS encoding thioredoxin family protein, giving the protein MSYIESNMLPLGTKAPDFKLPDTVSGKDVSLEDVRSDKATLIMFLCNHCPYVIHVNEEIVRIVKEYKAKGVGFVGISSNNAEKYPQDGPEKMAVHARAVGYDFPYLYDESQEVAKSYDAACTPDFYVFDGDLKLVYRGRIDGSRPGNDVLLNGADLRAALDAVLSGTPVTAKQYPSGGCNIKWK; this is encoded by the coding sequence ATGTCTTATATCGAATCTAATATGTTGCCTCTGGGCACCAAAGCACCAGATTTTAAACTCCCGGATACCGTTTCAGGCAAAGACGTAAGCCTGGAGGACGTCAGGTCTGACAAGGCGACTTTGATCATGTTTTTATGCAACCATTGCCCCTACGTCATACATGTCAATGAGGAGATCGTCAGGATCGTAAAGGAATACAAGGCCAAGGGAGTAGGTTTCGTAGGGATCAGCTCCAATAATGCCGAAAAATATCCTCAGGACGGCCCCGAAAAAATGGCGGTTCACGCCAGGGCGGTGGGGTATGATTTCCCCTATTTATATGACGAGAGCCAGGAAGTGGCCAAATCCTATGACGCGGCCTGCACGCCTGATTTTTATGTTTTTGATGGCGACCTGAAACTTGTTTATCGCGGGAGGATTGACGGTTCCCGCCCGGGAAATGATGTGCTTTTGAACGGAGCAGACCTGAGGGCGGCACTCGATGCAGTACTTTCAGGCACACCGGTTACCGCAAAACAATACCCCAGCGGCGGCTGTAATATTAAGTGGAAGTAG
- a CDS encoding S8 family serine peptidase — protein sequence MNKQNLATLLFLCLSFFPLFSQQLDRIQGEVLVMFESETDVRAWAVQFNTFKGEKSDFKVNGIVSKPMNIWSFTFDHNTINEYNILDAIKRTPEVKLAQFNHLIEMRSTVPNDTQFNNQWQYINTGQGGGLPGADIDADLAWDITTGGLTAFGDTIVVCVIDGGIDLTHQDFEDNIWINYQEIPDNDIDDDGNGYVDDYRGWNPAAGNDDIAGTSHGTSVAGIVGAKGNNGLGVTGVSWDVKMMVVRNSSTAESNVLAAYSYPLIQRRLYNETNGQKGAFVVATNASWGANFGQPEDAPLWCAMYDTLGHEGILNCGATANLEVNVDEMGDLPTSCTSDFLIAVTNMNRFDEKVTAAGYGLNSIDLGAFGTDTWTTSIGNSYNAFGGTSGATPHVSGTIGLLYSVPCDGFISLAKAAPAAAALLMKQVILDGTDPNESLNGITVTGGRLNVNNSLLLLMENCSGCFPPVTLSANNIGISNANINWAQSDSILRVDARWKKTDEVIWTEASEVSIPLALAALELCTDYEIQLKGFCQSDTLEYTPSFVFRTGGCCEPPTVIEISEITESTVSLVWNEVLTATGYIIEYRKPGGDTWFSSQAFNNGIVLTGLENCTEYEYRIRTHCSSDGENGEIRTFMTSGCGECADTPYCIPEDLNGSSEWIAYFSLGNLENTSGNNESYGNYTLLESTELKQGQSYEMSITPAYSGFAYSEDAHIYIDYDHDGEFEEDELFYETEQTFNSNFSTTVVIPLDAPAGLTRMRIVMQFQSVDGPCPGGFQEYGEVEDYCIIITLPDAVEDIKPLNHWEVVPNPFSDHISLKMDFKTPIEFFTIKVHDSTGRELYRKVQGQTGAGQQFFELDLEQLPPGLYFISIHDGAGNNAVKKVVKL from the coding sequence ATGAACAAACAGAATTTAGCAACGCTGCTCTTCCTCTGCCTTTCTTTTTTCCCTCTTTTTTCCCAACAACTCGATCGCATCCAGGGGGAAGTACTCGTTATGTTTGAGTCGGAAACCGATGTCAGGGCGTGGGCTGTTCAGTTCAACACTTTTAAAGGAGAAAAGTCAGATTTTAAGGTCAATGGAATCGTTTCCAAACCCATGAATATCTGGTCTTTTACTTTTGATCACAATACGATCAACGAATACAATATCCTCGACGCGATAAAAAGGACCCCTGAAGTCAAACTGGCCCAGTTTAACCACCTCATTGAGATGAGGTCGACTGTTCCTAACGATACCCAGTTTAATAACCAGTGGCAATACATCAATACAGGGCAGGGGGGCGGACTGCCCGGTGCGGATATTGATGCCGACCTGGCCTGGGATATTACCACCGGAGGGCTTACTGCTTTTGGCGATACCATCGTCGTGTGTGTGATTGATGGGGGAATAGACCTTACCCACCAGGATTTTGAAGACAATATTTGGATAAATTACCAGGAAATACCCGATAATGATATCGACGATGATGGAAACGGTTACGTTGATGATTACCGGGGGTGGAATCCGGCAGCCGGGAATGATGATATAGCCGGTACCAGTCATGGGACCTCCGTAGCCGGTATTGTAGGGGCCAAAGGAAATAACGGGTTAGGAGTTACCGGCGTAAGCTGGGACGTTAAAATGATGGTCGTGCGAAACAGCTCAACCGCTGAATCCAATGTACTGGCTGCCTATTCCTATCCCCTCATTCAAAGGAGGTTATACAATGAAACCAATGGCCAAAAAGGTGCTTTTGTCGTAGCTACCAACGCTTCCTGGGGCGCCAATTTCGGACAACCTGAAGACGCTCCGCTTTGGTGTGCCATGTACGACACCCTCGGCCATGAAGGTATCCTCAACTGTGGGGCCACCGCCAACCTGGAAGTCAATGTCGATGAGATGGGGGATCTGCCCACCTCCTGTACCAGTGATTTTCTCATTGCAGTGACCAATATGAATCGTTTCGACGAAAAGGTAACTGCTGCCGGTTATGGACTGAATTCTATAGACCTGGGCGCTTTTGGTACCGATACCTGGACCACATCCATCGGTAATTCCTACAATGCCTTCGGGGGAACCTCCGGGGCCACTCCTCATGTCAGTGGAACCATCGGATTGCTGTATTCCGTACCCTGTGATGGCTTTATCTCCCTCGCCAAAGCAGCCCCGGCGGCGGCGGCATTACTCATGAAACAGGTCATCCTCGACGGCACGGACCCCAATGAATCCCTCAATGGCATAACCGTTACGGGCGGCAGGCTCAACGTTAACAACAGTCTCTTGTTGCTCATGGAAAACTGTAGCGGCTGCTTTCCTCCCGTTACCTTGTCAGCCAATAATATTGGCATCTCCAATGCCAATATCAACTGGGCACAATCGGATAGTATTTTAAGGGTTGATGCGCGGTGGAAAAAGACAGATGAAGTAATATGGACAGAAGCGTCAGAGGTGAGTATTCCCCTGGCCTTAGCAGCACTGGAACTTTGTACAGATTATGAAATCCAGTTGAAAGGGTTTTGTCAGTCGGATACCCTCGAATATACTCCTAGTTTCGTCTTCCGGACAGGAGGATGTTGCGAACCTCCCACCGTGATCGAAATTTCCGAAATCACAGAAAGCACTGTTTCCCTGGTTTGGAACGAGGTCCTTACCGCTACCGGTTACATTATCGAATACAGGAAGCCCGGAGGGGACACCTGGTTTTCATCCCAGGCTTTTAATAATGGGATCGTGCTTACCGGGCTGGAAAATTGTACCGAGTACGAGTACAGGATTCGCACCCATTGTAGTTCAGATGGGGAAAACGGTGAGATCCGGACCTTCATGACCTCCGGTTGCGGCGAGTGTGCAGATACTCCTTATTGTATTCCCGAGGACCTGAATGGAAGCAGTGAATGGATCGCTTATTTTTCTCTCGGAAACCTGGAAAACACTTCCGGCAATAACGAAAGTTATGGGAATTATACCCTCCTGGAATCTACTGAATTAAAACAGGGCCAATCATATGAAATGAGTATCACCCCTGCCTACAGTGGTTTTGCATATAGTGAGGATGCTCATATTTATATAGATTATGATCACGATGGAGAATTTGAAGAAGACGAACTCTTCTACGAAACGGAACAGACGTTCAACAGTAATTTTAGTACCACGGTAGTAATACCTCTTGATGCACCTGCCGGACTTACAAGAATGCGGATCGTTATGCAATTTCAGTCGGTGGATGGCCCCTGTCCTGGTGGATTCCAGGAATACGGAGAGGTCGAAGACTATTGTATCATCATCACGCTGCCCGATGCTGTTGAAGATATAAAACCTTTGAATCACTGGGAGGTAGTGCCCAATCCTTTTTCTGACCATATAAGTCTGAAGATGGATTTTAAAACGCCTATTGAATTTTTTACCATTAAAGTTCATGATTCAACGGGAAGGGAACTTTACAGGAAAGTGCAGGGACAAACAGGCGCAGGGCAGCAATTTTTTGAACTTGATCTTGAACAATTACCCCCCGGACTTTATTTTATAAGTATTCATGACGGAGCAGGAAATAATGCTGTAAAAAAAGTAGTGAAGCTTTAG
- a CDS encoding gliding motility-associated C-terminal domain-containing protein, giving the protein MNKIFTFLIIIAVSGMSHLASGQSVRRSVICSIGASETAGSARIRSTVGQPPNAGTIFTAQNYLRQGFQQPSSCATAPKAAFAIDLQGQEVCGGPYQFFYLDDPRAETTFNWQFGLGSIPDSAMVQHPQDVTYLSAGFKTITLTVTTGECVNAASLNLNVIHTPLQAEVVTMDLLCLEDADGSINLLIEGGTEPYQTTWSNGASGTTLDNLYPGNYAYTITDINNCVMEDEAQIFGPADSLQATFEIIDESCHGNQDGAIDVAVTGGTSPYAYSWPGGASSETLSQLSAGIYILTLTDENNCQHIEPVVVQVACEALEFYDVITPNGDGQNEYWVVEGLQNFPQNELVIFDRWGRQIFEKKAYTNDWSGTGNDGSPLPFGTYYFILKLNDAGGAKYTGAISVVR; this is encoded by the coding sequence ATGAATAAAATATTTACTTTTCTAATCATAATTGCCGTTTCAGGGATGAGCCATCTGGCCTCGGGGCAGTCGGTGCGCCGAAGCGTGATTTGCAGCATAGGAGCCTCCGAGACTGCAGGTTCCGCAAGGATTCGGAGTACGGTTGGGCAGCCCCCGAATGCAGGGACAATTTTCACCGCCCAAAATTACCTGCGACAAGGGTTTCAGCAACCTTCCTCCTGCGCAACGGCCCCCAAAGCGGCTTTTGCCATTGATCTCCAGGGACAGGAAGTTTGCGGGGGCCCTTACCAGTTTTTTTACCTGGATGATCCCCGTGCAGAGACGACTTTCAACTGGCAATTCGGCCTAGGTTCTATCCCGGATTCGGCGATGGTTCAACATCCACAGGATGTGACTTACCTGTCGGCCGGATTCAAAACCATTACACTAACCGTGACTACAGGCGAGTGTGTGAATGCTGCAAGTTTAAACCTGAACGTTATTCATACCCCTCTCCAGGCTGAAGTGGTTACGATGGATCTTTTGTGCCTTGAAGATGCTGACGGCAGCATCAATTTATTGATTGAAGGAGGAACCGAGCCTTATCAGACGACATGGTCAAATGGAGCTTCCGGAACTACACTGGATAACCTCTATCCCGGAAATTACGCTTATACCATTACTGATATCAACAATTGTGTTATGGAGGATGAAGCTCAAATTTTCGGACCGGCGGATAGTTTACAGGCAACCTTTGAAATTATCGACGAAAGCTGCCACGGCAACCAGGACGGCGCCATCGATGTGGCGGTCACCGGGGGCACTTCGCCTTATGCCTACAGCTGGCCGGGAGGAGCCTCGTCTGAAACCTTATCCCAGTTAAGTGCCGGCATTTACATCCTTACCCTCACCGATGAGAATAATTGCCAGCACATTGAACCCGTGGTGGTTCAGGTGGCCTGCGAGGCCTTGGAATTTTATGACGTCATTACGCCCAATGGCGATGGCCAAAATGAATATTGGGTCGTGGAAGGCCTTCAAAATTTTCCGCAAAATGAGCTGGTTATTTTTGATCGTTGGGGCAGGCAGATTTTTGAAAAGAAAGCCTATACCAACGACTGGTCCGGGACAGGGAACGACGGAAGCCCCCTACCCTTCGGCACCTATTATTTTATTTTGAAACTCAACGATGCCGGCGGAGCAAAATATACCGGGGCAATAAGTGTAGTAAGATAA
- a CDS encoding PorP/SprF family type IX secretion system membrane protein — MKKIYLISILMITMGIGVLWSQQYPLFTNYLTNEFGYNPAVTGEVTGMQFNFLYRAQWVGIEDAPVTQMVSFRSRLNALPLGLGGYFFKDEAGALKRTGGSLLLSYSQQLGKRSFLSGGVAGGFYNLRLKDDISVIDEMDDVIINGRNGSWFPDFNAGVQLRIGDFFLGFSVPQILERKISFGNPEIGINSLKRHYYFNTGYDIPVTNGFRIEPSVLVKLTEVTTPQVDASLKMTFLNLFWIGGTYRMEDAASVMAGFTIRELLDISYSYDMSTSALRNVSGGSHELSLTLRLVKTTDSDGDGVADSYDKCPQEPGPQKNNGCPQDLFTDKGVEKEGNDQDGDGIWDDLDECPDIRGPYENKGCPWADRDFDGIRDDVDECPGLAGVESNNGCPVDDRDRDGIVDQFDRCPDQAGSFVSHGCPDTDTDKDGIVNAMDKCPNTFGPATNEGCPIVSTKELEVIQVAMRNLYFDTGQASVWRKSYPHLDRLAELMKERADWQLRIIGHTDNKGSEKSNLEVSQRRAEAVMFYLINQGVPRQQLMVEYYGETRPFASNDHESGRQLNRRVELEFVFD, encoded by the coding sequence ATGAAAAAGATTTACCTAATATCCATATTAATGATCACCATGGGAATTGGTGTCCTTTGGAGCCAACAATATCCCCTGTTTACAAACTACCTCACCAATGAATTCGGATACAATCCTGCCGTGACGGGGGAGGTAACCGGCATGCAATTCAATTTTTTATACCGTGCTCAATGGGTAGGTATTGAAGATGCTCCGGTGACACAAATGGTGAGCTTTCGCTCACGACTCAATGCCCTGCCGCTGGGCTTGGGAGGCTATTTTTTCAAGGACGAAGCCGGTGCGCTCAAGCGCACCGGTGGCTCCCTGCTGTTGTCGTATTCCCAACAGCTTGGAAAACGATCCTTTCTCTCTGGAGGCGTGGCAGGAGGTTTTTACAACCTGCGCCTGAAAGACGACATTTCCGTCATAGATGAAATGGACGATGTCATCATCAACGGCCGGAACGGAAGTTGGTTTCCTGACTTTAATGCCGGTGTGCAATTGAGGATCGGCGACTTCTTTCTCGGGTTTTCTGTTCCCCAGATCCTGGAGCGGAAGATCAGCTTCGGCAATCCGGAGATAGGTATCAATTCATTAAAAAGGCATTATTATTTCAACACGGGTTATGATATTCCCGTGACCAATGGTTTTAGGATAGAACCCTCCGTATTGGTCAAACTCACGGAAGTGACGACTCCCCAGGTCGATGCTTCTTTGAAAATGACCTTCCTGAATTTGTTCTGGATCGGGGGAACTTACCGGATGGAGGATGCAGCATCTGTCATGGCGGGATTTACCATCCGGGAACTGTTGGATATCAGCTATTCCTATGATATGTCTACTTCTGCCCTGAGGAACGTCAGTGGCGGCAGCCATGAGCTTTCTCTTACCCTGCGCCTGGTCAAAACTACGGATAGTGACGGGGATGGCGTGGCCGATAGTTACGATAAATGTCCGCAGGAACCCGGCCCTCAAAAAAATAACGGATGTCCGCAAGATCTGTTTACGGACAAGGGAGTAGAAAAAGAAGGCAATGACCAGGACGGTGACGGCATCTGGGATGACCTGGATGAATGTCCGGATATTCGTGGGCCTTATGAAAACAAAGGTTGTCCCTGGGCAGACCGTGATTTTGATGGAATAAGGGATGATGTGGACGAATGTCCCGGACTTGCAGGAGTGGAAAGCAACAACGGTTGCCCCGTGGACGACCGTGACCGTGACGGGATCGTCGATCAGTTCGACAGATGTCCCGACCAGGCTGGTTCTTTTGTCAGTCATGGTTGTCCGGACACGGATACTGACAAGGACGGGATTGTCAATGCCATGGACAAATGTCCCAATACCTTCGGGCCGGCAACCAATGAAGGATGTCCTATCGTTTCCACAAAAGAACTGGAAGTCATCCAGGTCGCCATGAGGAATCTTTATTTCGATACCGGACAGGCATCGGTATGGAGAAAATCATATCCCCATCTCGACAGGCTGGCCGAGCTGATGAAAGAACGCGCCGACTGGCAGTTGCGGATTATTGGTCATACCGATAATAAAGGTTCTGAAAAATCAAACCTGGAGGTTTCTCAAAGACGTGCAGAAGCTGTAATGTTTTATCTGATCAACCAGGGGGTACCCAGACAACAACTGATGGTAGAGTATTATGGAGAAACGCGGCCTTTTGCTTCGAACGACCATGAATCCGGTCGTCAGCTCAACCGAAGAGTTGAATTGGAATTTGTTTTTGATTAA